Genomic DNA from Salinibacterium sp. NK8237:
CTCAACCTGGTTAGCCCAGGCCGAGATCACGACGGGCGACTGAAGGCCTTCGTACGGTGACAGTACCGAATAGGTTGACGGAACAGCATCCTGCAACGCTTCCAGTTCATCTCCGGAAACTTGCGCCGGGTCGTAGGTAACCCACACGGCACCATGCTCAAGAGCATGCACGGCGTTTTCGTTGGGCACCGCCTCGGTGTACACACCGCAATTCAGCCACACGGATGCGTGCTCACCGCCCACCGGCGGGCTTTGCTCGTAATCGACGGTGCCCTCAACATGACCGGCGACCAGATTCGGATAGTTTTGTACGCCGTCAATCTCGATAGCTTCGGGGCTCGTTCGGGGAGTTCCGTTCGCCACGACCATCACGATAACAAGAGCCAAGACGCCAGCGGCAGCGACACTGCTGATGACGATACCGATCATTCGGTGGCGCTTCTCCGCAGCGTGCTTCTTCTTCATCGCGGCGACTTTCTCCGCTCGGCGCGCATCGCGCTGCTGTTTTACCGTGAGGTCTTTGGCGGAGGGCTCGGTTGGAGAAGATTGCGAATCGCGGGATGGCATGCAGGTGGTCCTGTCGTCGGGTGCGTGGGCAGGGAACAGATGTGCAATCTGAGCCTATTCGGTCGACTTTGTGAAAGCCCTCCTAGGGAGCGCACTCGCGAGTATCGGAAGCCGAGTCTTTAGTTCTTGCCGAAGAGCTGGCCGACTTCAGCGCGACTAGTCCTTAGGCCTGCTCTGTGATTGCCCGGAGTGCCAGCAGGTGTTGCTGATACGCGCGATACCCGGATGCCGTCGAGGTTACCCACGTGCGCGGACGATTACCGACCGTGCCCTTGAGGGCTTTTGCGTAGCCGGCATCCACAAGATAGCTGATCGCTTTGCTGAGAGCAGAGTCTTCGACCTCGAGGAGTTTTTTTAGCGTCGCGAAGTCGATCTCATTTCTGGGGCCGAGCGCGGCCATGAGCGATAGCCGTATCGGAGTGAGAAACGCATCATCCAGCTGATGACGGGGATGCTTCATGAACGTGCGTCTCTGGGTGCTGGCAGCGCGGATGCCACGAGCATGACGAGAAAGACGGCTATTCCGGCCGCTAGTGCTGCCGCAAGGGATGGCGACTGTGGCAGCGCAGCGAGCATCGCAAATGCAAAGAGCGTGCTCGTGGTGATGCCGAACGCAGTCCACTGCATCCAGCCCCATTCGAAGCCGACGCGGGGTAGGACCCACGAAGATTCGTTCAGCGCATACGTGAACGCGATGCCCGCGAGCGCCGCGATCATCAGCAGCGACGAGACGATCGGAATAGTGCCGAAGGAGATGAGAAGGCCTGCTACCGCTCCCATGATCACCGTGTTCCACCGCACGGGTGTACTGAGCTGTTCGGAACTGCGGCGCGCCGGAGTGCGTGAACGCGGCACTCGGATCAGTTGAGCTATGGCGGGTGCAGCCAGAGGAACGAAGACGGCGAGAGCGACCAGCGGAATGAGCCAAGGGGAGTAGGGAACGTCAAACACGGAGAGACCTGACAGAACGGTCATTGCGAAAAACGCCAGGACCAACGGGATCCAAACCACACGTGGCAGCGCTCTTCGAATCCCGAACCGTTCACGAGTGCCCGTGGTCATCGTGGTGAAAGCCAGAAGTGGCACGACAAGTAACGATGTCTGGGAGAACTTGCCGGGGTCGCTATTGCCGGCGGTGCCGATGCCCGCGGAGAATGCAAGCAGAAATACGCCGATGTAGCTCGCCGCCATGAAAGCGCTCCAGAGGCTAAACCACGCAAAGCCGCGGGACGGCCCGAGCTGATTCGCGGAATCGCGCACCTCTTGGTGCTGTTGGAGCTGGCGAGAGGCCTCCGCCCCCGTGGGCTGTGGAGCGGAATCTGGGGTGGTGGGGGAGTTCGCGGAATCACTTTCCATCTGGAAAGTGTAACGTATCTGAGTTTTCTACACTATTTCCGTAGTCGCATCGACTGGGCGACGACGGCGCTCAGTGCTCGTGTGGCGGCACCGGTGCAGGGTCGCCAACGTAGCATCCGACCGTAAACGGAAACTCCATAGTGGCGCTGTAGTGATACATCTCTTGCTCGACACCGTCGAAGAGCACCGTGCTGGTGTGGCCGTGGCATTCGTCGAGATCGGCGTTGGTCGGGAGGTTTCCCGCAGAGTCGCGCTCTACATAAATCCCGAACCCATCAAGGGCATACCCGACAAGCGTTGACCCGGCCTCGGCGGTAGCGGCGAGCAGGCACGACGGCACATCGTGGTAGTGGTAGTAGTCGCCGCCATCCGGATGCCCGTCACAGAGGTCTTGGGTCTCGTGGGCGACCGCGTCCCCGCCCGAAGCATCCACCGCGTTATAGAGGTACACGCCGTACTTCAGCACCCCGACGGCACCCATCGCGACACAGCTCGGATCGTCCGCAACGGCGGGAGCGACAGTAAGAGTGAGTTCAACAAGCTTCTCGTCAATCTCATTGGGATTGCGGTCAAACTCTTTCGCCGGATCAGCGTCTGCAATCGGGAACGTGCCCGTCATCTGCTCGGTCGGCAAGTTCGCAGTGAGGATGGTGCGAGTGTCGTGACCGACTTCCTCGTCGTAGTAGGCCTGCGGCCACGAGACTTCGCCTTCAACGGTCGCCTTCGTCGTGGAATCCCACGTGCCGGCGTCGTAGTCGATCCACGGTCCGCCGTTTACTGGCCCGCGCCCGCTGAAGTCTGTCTTGCAGGAGTACAGGTAGTCGACAGCGGGGGACGTGGAGGTGCGGTCATCGCCGAGCGGGATGGCAGTGGCATCAATGACGCCAGACCAGGCATTCGGGATGTCGATCGCAGACGCTGCGGCGCTCGGCTCGGCACTTGACGTCGAAGTAGTCGACGCCGTGGAGTTGGCGGAGCCTGAGGCGCACGCCGAGAGAAGGAGAATTCCACCCAGCGACAGAGCGAGTGCTGTGCGTGAGGTTATCGAACGAGTAATCATGGCCGCTGTCTCCCAGAAGATCGAGGCATAGCGGCAGGTGTCCGCGAGCGCCGCTGATAATAGCGCACCGTTCTATGACGCTTTCGGAGGAACGCCTTCGGCA
This window encodes:
- a CDS encoding DUF3105 domain-containing protein — protein: MPSRDSQSSPTEPSAKDLTVKQQRDARRAEKVAAMKKKHAAEKRHRMIGIVISSVAAAGVLALVIVMVVANGTPRTSPEAIEIDGVQNYPNLVAGHVEGTVDYEQSPPVGGEHASVWLNCGVYTEAVPNENAVHALEHGAVWVTYDPAQVSGDELEALQDAVPSTYSVLSPYEGLQSPVVISAWANQVELDGVDDPRMQDFVDKFWQGGDAPEIGASCSGGIDGGGRIA
- a CDS encoding transcriptional regulator; the encoded protein is MKHPRHQLDDAFLTPIRLSLMAALGPRNEIDFATLKKLLEVEDSALSKAISYLVDAGYAKALKGTVGNRPRTWVTSTASGYRAYQQHLLALRAITEQA
- a CDS encoding YHYH protein, whose product is MITRSITSRTALALSLGGILLLSACASGSANSTASTTSTSSAEPSAAASAIDIPNAWSGVIDATAIPLGDDRTSTSPAVDYLYSCKTDFSGRGPVNGGPWIDYDAGTWDSTTKATVEGEVSWPQAYYDEEVGHDTRTILTANLPTEQMTGTFPIADADPAKEFDRNPNEIDEKLVELTLTVAPAVADDPSCVAMGAVGVLKYGVYLYNAVDASGGDAVAHETQDLCDGHPDGGDYYHYHDVPSCLLAATAEAGSTLVGYALDGFGIYVERDSAGNLPTNADLDECHGHTSTVLFDGVEQEMYHYSATMEFPFTVGCYVGDPAPVPPHEH